AGCAGTTTGAAGAGGTACAGTGGGGCTTTGGGATGGGAAGGAGGAGGCAGAAGTGAAGATCTCACTATACTTCTGGCTTTGTGTGCTGGGGTAAGTTGGAGTCTGTTTCTCATTAAGCACAGAGGAAGGTTTCATCATTTACAGGAAAACCACCCGCTTATCTGAAATCTGACCTACTTCGGGTTGGAGCCAGACAGGGCTCCTGAATCCCACAGGGACACTCGGGCTGTAGTTGTCCAAATCAGTGCCTCCAGCCAGCCTTCAGCAAGGAGCATCACTGCCTATCACCATTGCCGCTGTACACAGAGGCCCTGGGGCCCAGGGCTAAGATCTGCTTCCTAGGGTGTTTTGGATGGTGAAGTAGGCTCACCAGGGCCAAAAAGTCAGATTTTTCCCAGTGAATCAAATGCTTTGTTTCCTGTGTCCACTGTGCTACAGATGGAGCCTTTACCTCCTGAGctgccacacccctgggattcaacTTTTCTTAGACTTTCTCATTTTAGGGACTGCATCATGACGTGGCTAGAGGTACTCTGGGCTGGAAGGCCGGAGATGGTGGGGTAGGCTAAGTCCCAGTTCTGGGGCTGAACAGTTAGACGGGGTATCACCAAGGTACCCCTCCTACCTCCTTTGTTGGTGTTATGCAAGTAGTCTTAGGccactttttctttaaaaagccgGATTATAATCCTATCAAGACATTTTACTCGCTAATTGGAATTTCCTGGTCACCAAGAGAAAAGTCAGAAAGTAGACAGATTGCACTTAGGAGGGCTTCCAGGAGGGAGTAGCCTCAATTTCTGataaataagaaagagaagacaGTGATAGGGatgagggagggataagagggaCTAAGGAATTCTACCTGGCCAAAATTGGCATGGCAGCAACAGCCAGGTGGCAGGGAGGGAGGTGTAAAGGTGCTGATCAGAAGTTCAGATATTCAGGGATCCAGATATCCCTGGAAGGTGTTGGAGGGACTAGGGCAAAGTTCAAGTATGAAACTGCACTAGCCAGGTCAACGTTGCTGCAGAAACGGTTTTACCAGGATCAGGCTTAGAAAGGCACAGATGGGAGAGCTGTCATAAGTGGGTTGAGTTCCTATCCCAAAGCCTTTGGCCCTCAGGAAGGGGCCCCAGCCAGGCCTTCACACTACCTGGGGTATTGAACTTGCTGTCCAAGAAGCCAGTCTGTTGGGGGCCTGGGGAAAGTGGTAAGACTGCTCCACTTTCAGGTGGCAACAGAGGTTCTGAGACTAGTATAGGTAGTTAAGGGTGGGCCTCAGAGATGATGGGCTCCGAGCTCTGAGTGGGTTAGATGAACGGAGAGGGGGGTGATGCACTGTGGAATCAGGTCAGCTGAGGTTTTGGCGTTACTAATAGCTTTTCAACCCCTTATTCCTGTGCCAGAGTTACAGGTCTCCTTACTGAGACTACCACATTAGCTGAGGGAACAGCTAGGATGACAGGGGCAGCTTAGGGGAGACAGGCAAAATCGGCCATCTGAGCCGGTCAGGGTGCTGGCCAGGGTGCTGAAGGGCCAGGACCTAAGAAAAAACTGGACCTTACAATGGGAACAGTGCTCTTCACTCACAAGGCCTGCTGTGCATTCTGAGGGGGGTCTGGGACTGGGGGGAAGGGACTGTCCTTACACAGATCTATGTGGGCTGAGCCAGAGGGGCCCTGCCTGAAAGAGACAGGAGGGATAGAATGACCAAGAGAAGATTGAGTCAGCACAGAAATGCCCTCTGCCTCCTGGCTGGGGAGGAGGAACAACCTGCTCAGCAGAATGGTCCCTCTTCCTTATTCCTGTGCAAGTTCTTCACTTGTCGCCCATCTCCAGGTCTGCTGTCTCACCGCAGCCCCAGGCCTCAGCTTGGGCATGAAGACAGCGAGATGGTGCAGCGGTACCTACAGTTGTGAGAGATTAGGGAGCCTGCCACTTGTATTCAGAGCTGGGCCCCCAGAGGAGCCCTGGGGAGGACCAAGATCTTATCCTTTTGCCTGGGAGGGCCCATGGCATGGGGGGAGCACTGGCTTGGGGTGATGAGAGCTGGGCCATGGGCCTGACTACCTTCAATTGCCTCTTTGCCTTCCAAACCTGCTTCCTCTTTGGTTGAACCAAAAATTCTGGCCTCAGCAGTCATACTTTTCAAAGCCCTTCATGTGCACGGTCTCATCTGACCTGTACAGCAACGAGATGTGCAAATAAAGAAGTGTTATCTTCATCCCATAAGGAACCTGGGGAACAGCGGAACCGAAAATGTTTCCCTGCCAAAAGTATGTGCAGTTAGTTAGCACAGTGCCACAAGAAGAACccagggctctttttttttttgtatgggcaggcactgggaatcaaacctgggtctccagcatgagcCACCCTCGCACCGCCCTCCAGGGCTCTTTTGATGACATAGCATCATCTGAAttccacctccccccacccccacccctttggTGTACCCACCCCAAGCTGTGTGGAGCCTAAGAGAGTAGGAGGGGGTCGCTAGAGCCCACGCTGCCCCTCTGTAGCAGGCTTTACTCCCAGAAACACTGAGGGGGCCTGGCCAACACCCCCAAACCTGCCCCTTCTGTTACATCCTGAAGTGTGAGGAAATCCTCTGTTTTCCAACTTGCAGCTCTTGCTGCCaatgtctcttccttttctgCCTCCTCCTAGAAGCCAGCCCCCATTTCCTCACCTCAGCACCTCAGGTGACTCTCTGAATCTAATCTGAGACCTTTCTTACACTTTCAGCCTCCTCCCTGATTTTAGCAAAACTGTctgctctcctcccctcccctctgcctccctccccacctctcccctaGCTCAGGAGAGAGTTTAAACCTACAGACAGAAGGAAGTGGAGCCCCAACTCTGTTGACTCagcaaacatatttttttcttaagctgATTAGCACCAGCATGGAAAGGCGGGGAATTTGCTAGTCACTGGAGCCGGCATTTGAGCCAAGCtgggggtggaagtgggggtggggtgagttgGGGCCGTGGCCGCGCCCAGGCCTGGGAAGCATGGTCTGAGGGAAGGGACTAGAGGATTTCTGTGCcctgggaaggtacagggtgccCTCAACAGGAAGAAGGACCCTGACAGGCACTGACAACCCTGACTTAACCCTCACAGGAATGAGTGCAAGATCAGGCTGGCACAGATGGGACCACAGGAGGCCCGGGGTGGGCACTTTGCTCTCAGCCCTGTGAATCCAGGGGCAGAGAAAGCCTCTGGTCTGAGATGAAAGTAAGACACAGGACAGATTCTTCCAGGAGGCTGGAGACTCAGAGTGGGGAGCTTTGCACTGAGGAAGGAGGCTGGTCCTGAAGTGGGTCTGGGCCAGAAAGGCGGGACGCTTCACCAGAGGGACAGGGGAGGGAACAGGCTCCTGACTGAGATAAAGGGCCTAAGCCCAAGAGGCAGGGAGCCTCTGCAGGGGTGCTCACCCACACAGGCTAGTAACACACCTCACCCTCCCCATCCTGCGTGTAGCagaggggttgggggaggaggggaaggaacaCGCTTTAATTGCTCGCCTCCCTGCCCTTCTTTCTCGGCCTCCCCCAGGTGCTGCAGTCACCCCTCTGCCCCTGGCTGCCTGCCCAACCCACCCCAGCTGGAGAAGTATGTTTGCAAAGAGGTCTGCGTCCTTGCTCCGGTTCTCCCAGCCCCCAGATCTGCAGTCATTGCCCAGATGTTTCTCAACCCCAAGCCCCTCTCCCCCTACCACAATGGCAGTCCTACCCCTTACCTCCCACAACATGATGCTCAGTGAGAGGGACAGAGTCACAGACAGACACAAGGAGCCCGGAGGACTTGGATCCCTGTGGGGGGAGGTGTTGGAGATGATTTATTAGCCAGACAAGAATCAACAAACAAGTTCTAACATCTGTTCTCACCAAACCATTCCTCAGACAACAGCAGCATTGGACCAGGGCCCAGCCTCAAAGACTCAGAGGGCCAAGGAAATTAGACTCCAGGAGAAACCAGGGCAGCAGGAGCCAGCAGGGCCAAACTGGCTTGCTTCCTCACTGTGCTTGAGGATCGCCAAGCACTGAGCCATCAGATTCTCGGGGACTCTTAGGCGGGAACCAGTGGGTGTATCCCCAAGAGGAATCAGACTTCACATTTGCTTCTCTGACCTCCAGGCTTTTTTGGGGAGCCTGGAATCCCGAGGAGGGGACTCAGTATCCCAGTCCCCAGGCGGCAGATCTCTGGAAAGCAGCCAGATTTTCTATCTGAGAAAACTTCTGATGTTTCCTGTGAAGAGTTAGTGGATGTATGGTAAGAATGGAGCAGTAAACAGGGGAATCAGGAAGCTGGGTTCTAGTCCTTGACCTTGGCCAAGTCACCATCCCTCTCTGGCTTTGTTTTCTTACCTGCACAGTGAGGGAGTTGGACTTGATCAGTAAGAACAAACGTGCTATtgcttctcctccctccctcatcTGTGGTAGACATCACTAATCAATCATGGTGCTCTTTCCTGCTGAGTGCAGACCTGACcttcacatcctttccaatgCCGCACTCTAGACAGCCACAGGCAATGGATCGGAGTTGGCATGCAAGGTGATACTTCCTTGCCACCCTTGCAACAGATGGCTAAAATCCCGTCCAGTTTTGATCACCTACAGTCTGCTCCTTCCATATTTCCTGAGAAGGGTGCCCAGGTGTGTGTGAAGGTCTCCGGACCCGATATTCCAAGTTATCCTCCCTGTCCCCCAAACTCACCAGCTACTTTGGAGGCCCCAGGGGGAGCCATGCCTGCCCTCCGTCCTGGAGCACCAGTCTAGAAAAGTTGTGGGGGAGGGTGTGCCCCCAGGGGGGCAGGGGCTGGCGGGGCAGAGGAAGGGCTTGTCCAGCTACAGAGTTCTCAGAATGCAGCTGTGGGTCACGTGGATTCTGCAGAGAGAAGGACGAGGCCTGGGTCACACCCCCCAGTCCCTGCctctaagcctacctataaccTCAAGAACCAAGACTTTAATAGATTTTGGCCTCTATGTGGgggggttgggtgggggtgggggatccAGAGCCCTAACATTCATTCCTTTCAACAAACATTTCCTCAGCATCTGGTCTCTGTAACACACACAGATGTTTTGGAAACAGAGATGAGTAAGTCCCAGCCCCTTCCTCAGGGAGGTCACACTTTACTGGGGTATGGTGGAGAGACAGAAGGTGATGGGAGGTGACAGGGGGagaaggaggtgggagggaggtgggtgTCCCAGGTGATCAGTGCCACGGCAGGTGTGCATAATGCAGGGATGGACCCTGTTCCCTGAAGAAGTGCAAGCTGGTCTTAAAGCCTGATTAGAAGTGTGCCAGGCAGCAGGGGGGAGCTTGCAGAAAGCGACTACAGGCAGAGGGTCTGGACTGTGCAAATCCTAGGAGGTCTGAAAGCACTTGATTTGTATGGAGAAAGGTGAATAGTTCTGGAGAGACGGGGGCAGCCGGTGGCAAGGCTGAGGAGGTGGGGGATGCTTCccccggccccccccccccccaattatgAAGGGCCTCGTGCACCAGGCAGTTGCTTTAGATAAATCACTCTGGCTTTCTTGGGGCATAGTGGATTGCAAGTGGCAAGACTGGTGGTTAGGAGACCAGTTAAGAAACTCCTGGAAAAGTCCTGGTGAGGGATGATGGTGGGTGgaactagagaaatgaaaaatatatttagtagaCACCCGCAGGAATTGGTGGGTAGTGGTGGGGTAGGgctgaggagggaggggaggtagAGGGAGCCCCGGGGATTGTGGCTTGAAGAGTAATCGGTAAGGAAAGGAAGCACAGGGGCCGGCCGTTGTGCGGGCAAAGGGTGGGGGTAGCGTTGGCTGTATTTAGTTTTGAGGGTCCGCGGGACACAGGGGAGCTGACCAGAAGACTGGGAGAAGTTTGGCTGGAGACATGGATGGTAACATCAGCTCAAGGATAGCAGTGGTTGGCCAAGGCATGGGCAAGTGTGAGGCTTGGGGCTGTGGGGGATGTGTGGGGTgccagcagggagggaggggaagggtcAGAAGAATGGGggcagaggcagagagggaggCTGGGAATAGCCAGTAGGTGCCACAGGTCACATGACCCGAGATACTGATTTGGACTGATCCGTGAGAAGAGGGGGGATGGGCGTTGTGGGTGGGCAGatgaggaagagggagggaggagtgtGCAGGAGGGTGGGGCTGCCCCCTCGCTGAGCTCATCTGAGACAGCCCAAGGAAGGCTGAGGGAGGCGTGTGCAGGCGGGGGCTGGGACCCACGGCCCAGGGCGGGGTCAGCTTCGGGCCGGTGTGAAGAGGACCTGATGGACCGGTGGACACGGACAGGCTGCAGGCCCAGGTGGGGGAAGGCGGGGGGGCACACTGCCTGGGGGCCCCTCTTTTCTCTGTGAAGTTCCCACATGCTGAGAAGTGGAGGGGCTGGGAGCTTGACAAAAGGGGGCAGTTCCAAGTGACTTGAGGAGAGAAGAGGGAGCAATTTCCGGGTCTGTTGCCTCAGGCCTCAGACCCAGGCATCCAATCTCAATACCTTCTTTACTCTCCCCTACCCAGCTTTCAGAAGTCCTTCTTATAGTCTAACCCTTCCCTGCATCCCATTTACCTGGCCTCTTGGGACAGGCCTGGACCGGCACTTCCTTAGGATGGGGTGTCCAAGGATGGGCAGCAGGTCCTCACCCCCTGACGTGGGCACCTCCACTTCGGCGTAAATGTTGCTGGCGGATTCCCCAGGGCTGCCGCGGCCCATGGCGTAGAAAGCGATGGGTTCATCAGGCTCGTGGTAGATGGGGTTGGGGGGCTTGGGAGGTGGCGGTGGAGCTGGGCGGGGTGGCGGAGCAGGGCTGCTGTAGACTTCAGAGGGCAGCTGAGGTTTGGCCGGGATGGGAGGCTTGGGCCTGGGCAGCTGGGAGGCCTAGGAGAGAAGGTGTGGCCGGCAGGAGAGGTGGTTCAGAGCAATCCAGGCAGGGCCAAAGCTGGAACCTGAGTCTCAGCCTgggcccctcctcccccctccccgcccctcccctcccagcctgagcccctcctcccctcactagcccctccaccccccaccagccctgcccctcccagctagctctttcctccttttctgtcctccccctTCCTGGGGTCCAGCCTCCTCCTCCTCGGTCAGCCATTCCAGCCCAATACCTCCTTGGGCTGCCTTGCAGCCTCCTGCGGTGGGGCTGAGGAAGCCTGGCCCTGTTTGGAGACTGGGCTATACTGGGGGCCTGGATCTTGGTTTTCACTTCCAGAGTGGGGTTCTTCAGTCCTCAGGGAAAGTCCTGCGGGCTCCGCAGTCTGCCAGGAAaggaggtggcctgagggacttggtACAGAGGGCACTGGGAGGCAGGTGATGGAGGAGGACAAAACAGCCTGGTCTAAGCCAAGGAAGAGGGTGGTAGTGGCACAGAACTGGGGGCTGGGCTCCCTGGGTCAGGAAAGGGGTGTGGAGATggcaagggggagggggaggggtgcggTGGGGGTCGCTCTGGGTGTCACTCTCCACATCTAGCATTAAATGTAATTTCACGTGGAACACAGGGCCAGGCTGGTCTCCATCTGTGCATATAAAAATGCAACAAAGCTTTAGAAGTCTTTAGACTAAAATTTTTCGGCATATGCTGTGTCTGTGTTTATTTCTGCAGATGACAGTCTGAGTGGAGCTATCCCCTTCCCAGTCGTTGTGGCACAGGCTCATGTGGGAATATGGGTGTGCACCCGCCCCACAGACCCTGGCCGGTGTGCACCCTCCCCCTGC
This is a stretch of genomic DNA from Tamandua tetradactyla isolate mTamTet1 chromosome 4, mTamTet1.pri, whole genome shotgun sequence. It encodes these proteins:
- the SH2D2A gene encoding SH2 domain-containing protein 2A isoform X2, whose translation is MECPLAQICPQGSRQDPAPTFSTFQPRDLANLRSCQGLGLPTGSRSQALEAEQAQPSPRALDVHAAALGVASNPGEAGKAEELPEEGGLSLQAEIRDWFQKTQAHWLVQRGAAPAWFHGFITRREAEKLLEPKPRGCYLVRFSESAVTFVLTYRSRTCCRHFLLAQLGDGRHVVLGEESAHERLQDLLRHYTACPLSPYGEKLTEPCARQTAEPAGLSLRTEEPHSGSENQDPGPQYSPVSKQGQASSAPPQEAARQPKEASQLPRPKPPIPAKPQLPSEVYSSPAPPPRPAPPPPPKPPNPIYHEPDEPIAFYAMGRGSPGESASNIYAEVEVPTSGGEDLLPILGHPILRKCRSRPVPRGQNPRDPQLHSENSVAGQALPLPRQPLPPWGHTLPHNFSRLVLQDGGQAWLPLGPPK